From one Halothece sp. PCC 7418 genomic stretch:
- a CDS encoding methyltransferase domain-containing protein codes for MDKIQYQNNQSNLNHPQEKQTVLENFNKVANQISPPSNLIIELGGSILRWTAVGLTRFLQDVGYNKRKLASYRDQSIMLNIGSGEYNKEQFLTTDILPAGEGFLKLLIGKHQIKNDLFLDVTYADKHLFDCADSIVLSHVLEHVSPKFALQSLRNCWQYLKPNGAIRVTVPYLGVYETSEWPKKKDLKNPMLGKNLMIYCSGHQFMYDAELLILLLQEAGFQKVQQVSYQEGLLGYMDTPGRQNESIYVTGIKPKTGV; via the coding sequence ATGGATAAAATTCAGTATCAAAACAATCAATCTAACCTAAATCATCCTCAAGAAAAACAAACTGTCCTCGAAAATTTTAATAAGGTTGCTAATCAAATCAGTCCGCCCTCTAACTTAATTATTGAGTTAGGAGGTAGTATTCTCAGATGGACTGCAGTTGGGTTAACTCGATTTTTGCAAGATGTTGGCTACAACAAACGAAAACTTGCAAGCTATAGAGATCAAAGCATTATGCTCAATATTGGTTCTGGTGAATACAATAAAGAGCAATTTCTAACAACAGATATTCTTCCAGCTGGAGAAGGTTTTCTAAAACTATTAATAGGAAAACATCAAATTAAAAATGATTTATTTCTTGATGTAACTTATGCTGATAAACATTTATTTGATTGTGCAGATAGTATTGTTTTATCTCATGTTTTAGAGCATGTTTCGCCTAAATTTGCCCTACAATCTCTTCGTAACTGTTGGCAATATCTTAAACCCAATGGCGCAATTCGAGTCACCGTTCCCTACCTTGGTGTATATGAAACATCTGAATGGCCCAAGAAAAAAGATTTAAAGAACCCAATGCTTGGGAAAAATCTCATGATTTATTGTTCAGGACATCAATTTATGTATGATGCTGAGTTACTGATTCTTCTTCTTCAAGAAGCAGGATTTCAAAAGGTACAACAAGTCAGTTATCAGGAAGGATTACTTGGCTATATGGATACTCCTGGACGACAAAATGAATCAATTTATGTGACTGGAATTAAACCTAAGACAGGAGTGTAG
- a CDS encoding glycosyltransferase family A protein, whose protein sequence is MVAIVFVIPLISKRKCSNWELRTKLLQGTINSLDNQKSPNFRVIIGCHEIPNISIQNYPDNFQFIQLHSDPLKNPEKNQRDKLLKICNALLTVKDLDFDYCMALDADDRVSYQLVSFLEKQPKTDAWIIDQGYQVNYQNRRVFLCNHLSQICGSTTILSKEVAGIPQADSVSEFVKCFWQHEGHHTAKAYFNTKHIQYQTIPFPSLQYILHHSLNLEESKLSVASTIQNFKYMTKKIIKYQILGRPMKKQEHQAFGYTLEA, encoded by the coding sequence GTGGTTGCTATTGTCTTCGTTATTCCTTTAATTTCTAAACGAAAATGTTCTAATTGGGAACTGAGAACTAAACTCTTACAGGGGACAATTAATTCTCTTGATAATCAGAAAAGCCCTAATTTTAGGGTTATCATTGGTTGTCATGAAATCCCTAATATTTCGATTCAAAACTATCCAGATAATTTTCAGTTCATTCAGTTGCACTCAGATCCTCTTAAAAATCCCGAAAAAAATCAACGGGACAAGTTATTAAAAATTTGCAATGCTTTGTTGACTGTAAAAGATTTAGATTTTGATTATTGTATGGCACTTGATGCAGATGATAGAGTTAGCTATCAATTGGTAAGTTTCCTAGAAAAACAGCCTAAAACGGATGCTTGGATCATCGATCAAGGGTATCAAGTAAACTATCAAAATCGAAGGGTATTTTTATGTAATCATCTTAGTCAAATTTGTGGATCAACTACTATTTTATCTAAGGAAGTGGCTGGTATTCCTCAAGCAGATTCAGTCTCAGAATTTGTTAAGTGTTTTTGGCAACACGAAGGTCATCATACTGCTAAAGCTTATTTTAATACCAAACACATCCAATATCAAACGATTCCTTTTCCATCCCTACAGTATATTCTTCACCACAGCTTAAATTTAGAAGAATCTAAGTTATCTGTTGCTAGTACCATTCAAAACTTTAAATATATGACAAAAAAAATAATTAAGTATCAAATCTTAGGAAGACCAATGAAAAAACAAGAACACCAAGCGTTTGGATATACTTTAGAAGCGTAA
- a CDS encoding glycosyltransferase family 2 protein, whose amino-acid sequence MANSCPITVGIPTYKRLDKLPIALEKILACNPQPNEIIVHVDNNDTTTEKWLINHFPSIKVLKSKTQVGPGGGRNKIIKAATNPIVASFDDDSYPLDPDYFTRLSELFEQFPEAAVIAASIFHQGEMIDPDTLTAFWTADFVGCGCAYRREVFLETSGYVSLPLAYGMEETDFSLRLHGMGWKILTSSWLRVFHDTQLKHHEDPRITAASIANQALLAYLRYPPSLWGLGIAQCISRIGWLIRHQRYRGILKGIILIPRLLWNNKKQRQNLNSNSIFSYLKLRKNKIAVQLNETTSLT is encoded by the coding sequence ATGGCTAACAGTTGCCCAATTACAGTGGGAATTCCTACCTACAAACGTCTAGATAAACTTCCCATCGCGCTGGAAAAAATTTTAGCCTGCAATCCGCAACCCAATGAAATTATTGTTCATGTTGACAATAACGATACAACAACCGAAAAATGGCTAATCAATCACTTTCCCTCCATTAAAGTTCTTAAAAGCAAAACTCAAGTTGGACCTGGTGGCGGTAGAAATAAAATTATCAAAGCAGCGACAAATCCGATTGTTGCAAGTTTTGATGATGATTCTTATCCGCTTGATCCCGACTATTTTACTCGCTTAAGTGAACTGTTTGAACAATTTCCAGAAGCAGCAGTCATTGCAGCCAGTATTTTCCACCAAGGAGAAATGATTGATCCTGATACTTTAACTGCATTTTGGACAGCCGATTTTGTTGGCTGTGGCTGTGCTTATCGGCGAGAGGTTTTTTTAGAGACGAGTGGTTATGTTTCTCTTCCTTTAGCTTACGGGATGGAGGAAACCGACTTTTCTTTGAGACTCCATGGGATGGGATGGAAAATTTTAACGAGTTCATGGCTACGGGTGTTTCATGACACGCAATTAAAACATCATGAAGATCCCCGCATTACTGCTGCTAGTATTGCCAATCAAGCCTTGCTAGCATATCTAAGATACCCCCCCAGTTTATGGGGTTTGGGAATTGCACAATGTATAAGCCGTATTGGGTGGCTGATCCGACATCAACGCTATCGAGGAATCTTAAAAGGCATTATTTTAATTCCTAGGTTACTATGGAACAATAAAAAACAGCGTCAAAACTTGAATTCTAACTCCATTTTTTCCTATTTAAAACTTCGGAAAAATAAGATTGCAGTCCAACTAAACGAAACAACTTCTTTAACTTAG
- a CDS encoding glycosyltransferase family 4 protein: MVTESFPSKEHSSWICCQIGAREHYAIPISLHQEGQLIHLITDAWVSPHSELNYLPRVSANLRGRYHSELADAKVSAFNYSLIAFELSQRLRGISGWQCTIARNNWFQKKAKAVLKKIANQLSEPPVIFSYSYAALEIFRFAKEQGWTTVLGQIDPGIREEELVIAEHERHPDLAPEWKPAPPHYWDNWREECQLADHIVVNSEWSRQLLQEAGIETEKCKIIPLVYTPPAEALNFVRTYPDTFSPERPLRVLFLGQVILRKGMAAVLEAIQSLEGYPIEFWIVGSCQINIPEDIQNHPQVHWIGRIPRSKTAYYYQQADVFLFPTLSDGFGLTQLEAQAWQLPIIASQNCGKVVTDGENGWILSEVTGGAIAACLKHLLSYPFHLRHYSQNSSFLVSKEQNCSK; this comes from the coding sequence ATGGTGACTGAATCTTTCCCATCAAAAGAGCATTCCTCATGGATTTGTTGCCAAATCGGTGCCAGGGAACACTATGCTATTCCTATATCTTTACACCAAGAGGGACAATTAATTCATCTCATTACAGATGCTTGGGTTTCTCCTCACTCCGAACTGAATTATTTACCTCGTGTTTCCGCCAACTTACGAGGGCGTTATCATTCTGAATTAGCAGATGCAAAAGTTTCTGCTTTTAATTATTCTCTGATTGCCTTTGAGTTAAGTCAACGCCTACGGGGAATTTCGGGATGGCAATGTACCATTGCGCGGAATAACTGGTTTCAGAAAAAAGCAAAAGCCGTACTGAAGAAAATCGCAAATCAGTTATCTGAACCCCCTGTCATTTTTTCTTACAGCTATGCAGCGTTAGAAATTTTCCGCTTTGCTAAAGAACAGGGTTGGACAACCGTTTTAGGGCAAATTGATCCAGGAATTCGCGAAGAAGAATTGGTCATTGCAGAACATGAAAGACACCCTGATTTAGCCCCAGAATGGAAACCCGCCCCTCCTCACTATTGGGATAACTGGCGAGAAGAATGTCAACTTGCCGATCACATTGTTGTTAATTCTGAATGGTCGCGTCAGTTATTACAAGAAGCAGGAATTGAAACTGAAAAATGTAAGATCATACCCCTAGTTTATACTCCACCAGCAGAAGCCCTAAATTTTGTTCGGACTTATCCTGATACTTTTTCTCCCGAACGTCCCCTGAGAGTGTTATTCTTAGGACAAGTCATTCTTAGAAAAGGTATGGCAGCAGTTTTAGAAGCCATTCAATCCCTCGAAGGATACCCCATCGAATTTTGGATTGTCGGGTCTTGTCAAATTAATATTCCAGAAGACATCCAAAACCATCCTCAAGTGCATTGGATTGGTCGTATTCCTCGCAGCAAAACCGCTTATTATTATCAGCAAGCGGATGTGTTTCTCTTTCCGACGCTATCTGATGGATTTGGTTTAACGCAGTTAGAAGCACAAGCCTGGCAATTACCGATTATTGCTTCTCAAAATTGTGGCAAAGTGGTAACAGATGGAGAAAATGGCTGGATTTTGTCAGAAGTTACTGGGGGCGCGATCGCTGCTTGTCTAAAACATTTATTATCTTACCCTTTTCACCTTAGACATTATAGTCAAAACAGTTCATTTTTAGTGAGTAAAGAACAAAATTGTTCCAAATAA
- a CDS encoding class I SAM-dependent methyltransferase: MTNTTDESQLKDYYRQTASNYDQMQVHQDDEHHNALKILLGYALDQELTSILDVGTGTGRALLYLKEYIPNLDYRGIELIPELRDIALDKGLDPARIDIGDGRKLPYADNSFEIVTAFGVLHHSNCPETVVQEMLRVASRAIYISDHNIYGWGTTFTKTAKQIVRSLFGLKGTRLILTKFKGYHLTDYDGVFYPFSLFDILPQLKKSSQIKMIISTKGLANHLYKEASHIAVLGEIDERSKQL, from the coding sequence ATGACTAATACAACCGATGAATCTCAATTAAAAGACTACTATCGTCAAACGGCTAGTAATTATGATCAAATGCAAGTCCATCAAGACGATGAACATCATAATGCATTGAAAATTCTCCTTGGGTATGCTCTGGACCAAGAATTGACTTCAATATTAGACGTGGGAACTGGAACAGGACGTGCGCTTCTTTACCTTAAGGAATATATTCCCAACTTAGACTATCGGGGAATTGAACTCATTCCAGAGTTGCGGGATATAGCTCTTGACAAAGGTCTTGATCCTGCACGAATTGATATAGGTGATGGGAGAAAATTACCTTATGCAGATAACTCATTTGAAATAGTGACCGCATTTGGCGTTCTTCATCATTCTAATTGCCCGGAGACTGTTGTTCAAGAAATGTTGAGGGTTGCTTCTCGGGCTATTTATATTTCTGATCATAATATTTATGGTTGGGGGACAACTTTTACTAAAACAGCTAAACAAATTGTCCGTTCTCTTTTTGGTCTGAAGGGAACTCGTTTGATTCTAACAAAATTTAAAGGTTACCACCTGACTGATTATGATGGTGTTTTTTATCCTTTCTCTCTATTTGATATATTGCCACAACTTAAAAAAAGCTCTCAGATAAAAATGATTATAAGCACTAAAGGGTTAGCTAATCACTTGTATAAAGAAGCGTCTCATATTGCTGTTTTAGGAGAAATTGATGAAAGGAGTAAACAATTATAG
- a CDS encoding sulfotransferase family 2 domain-containing protein, giving the protein MQKTAGITLQRMLRSRYGPHLLQRTKNLIQEKLNSSPDPVSLKKRLSSITMQDQYFMGHFCYGIHKFLPYPYTYITFLREPISRLLSLYRYSKLNSSAYYHGLARNASPKEFFFESNLMELDNGMLRFILGNPPDYGDLFINRTPVGKCNEDMLKQAKQNIENEFSFVGIVEKFDESVLLLKKQLNWKNPYYLRRNTYKNTNQNQPLTSSSWDFSDLMIEKLKEKINMIWLFINLLIIN; this is encoded by the coding sequence ATCCAAAAAACGGCTGGTATTACTTTGCAGCGAATGCTCCGCTCTCGTTATGGACCTCATTTATTACAGCGAACTAAGAACTTAATCCAAGAGAAATTAAATTCGTCTCCAGATCCAGTATCACTTAAAAAACGTTTATCTTCGATCACGATGCAAGATCAGTATTTTATGGGGCATTTTTGTTATGGCATTCACAAGTTTTTACCTTATCCTTATACCTATATTACATTTTTAAGAGAACCTATTAGTCGTCTCCTCTCTCTTTATAGATATTCTAAGTTGAATAGTTCAGCATATTATCATGGCTTAGCACGTAATGCTTCTCCAAAGGAATTTTTTTTTGAATCTAATTTAATGGAATTAGATAATGGAATGTTAAGATTTATTCTTGGTAATCCTCCTGATTATGGCGATCTATTTATTAATCGAACCCCAGTTGGAAAGTGTAATGAAGATATGCTAAAACAAGCTAAACAAAACATAGAAAATGAATTTAGCTTTGTTGGTATTGTTGAAAAATTTGACGAATCAGTCCTTTTGCTGAAAAAACAGTTAAATTGGAAAAACCCCTATTATTTAAGGCGTAATACTTACAAAAATACAAATCAGAATCAGCCTCTTACATCTAGTAGTTGGGATTTTAGTGACTTGATGATTGAAAAACTAAAAGAAAAAATAAATATGATATGGCTCTTTATCAATTTGCTTATCATCAATTAG
- a CDS encoding glycosyltransferase family 4 protein, whose amino-acid sequence MNLIKVILYSVLPSPYQRDLLYALSQHPKVDLQVNYLEAACSDSPWPEKPIQSYERILPGFDLSWGLSRFHFNWDFPNLKEVDVVVFNGYMSLTAQLILRWQAQQVPCMFWGEAMVASSNGLKGKIQPFLAQPLEQCRGIAGIGSQAVADYKKRFPNKPIFNIPYYCNLSEFQKQIPQRPRTPPTILFCGQMISRKGIDLLLQAFNTLLQQGLEARLLLVGREAELPQMLQNLPEITQEKIKYAGFQAPENLPYFFRQADLFVLPSRYDGWGVVVNQAVGAGLPIICSDAVGAARDLVEPKQNGLIFPAGDVDALTEAFANFLQNPQAIERASIASQKKAENWSPTVGAQKWVDALEAVIDQGALKQ is encoded by the coding sequence ATGAATTTAATTAAAGTTATTCTCTACTCTGTTTTACCATCTCCCTATCAACGCGATCTACTTTATGCTCTTTCCCAACATCCGAAAGTAGATCTACAAGTGAATTATCTCGAAGCTGCTTGTTCAGATTCGCCTTGGCCAGAAAAACCCATCCAAAGCTATGAACGTATTTTACCAGGATTTGATCTATCTTGGGGATTGTCTCGGTTTCACTTTAATTGGGATTTTCCTAATCTAAAAGAAGTGGATGTTGTTGTGTTTAATGGTTACATGAGTTTGACTGCACAACTGATTTTGAGATGGCAAGCGCAACAAGTTCCTTGCATGTTTTGGGGAGAAGCCATGGTCGCTTCCTCTAATGGTTTAAAAGGAAAAATTCAACCGTTTTTAGCTCAACCTTTAGAACAGTGTCGAGGGATTGCTGGTATTGGTTCTCAAGCAGTAGCAGACTATAAGAAACGTTTTCCCAATAAACCAATTTTTAATATCCCTTACTATTGCAACTTATCAGAGTTTCAGAAGCAAATCCCGCAACGCCCTCGCACGCCACCAACGATTCTGTTTTGTGGTCAAATGATTTCTCGCAAAGGAATTGATCTTCTACTGCAAGCCTTTAATACTCTATTACAACAAGGCTTAGAGGCCCGTTTACTGCTCGTGGGACGAGAAGCAGAACTGCCACAGATGCTGCAAAATCTACCAGAAATAACACAGGAAAAAATCAAATATGCGGGTTTCCAAGCTCCAGAAAATTTACCTTATTTTTTCCGCCAGGCTGATTTATTTGTGTTACCCAGTCGTTACGATGGTTGGGGAGTTGTAGTTAACCAAGCCGTGGGTGCAGGATTACCGATCATTTGTTCAGATGCGGTTGGCGCAGCCCGAGATTTAGTTGAACCGAAGCAGAATGGGCTAATTTTCCCCGCAGGAGATGTGGATGCTTTAACCGAGGCTTTCGCTAATTTCTTACAAAATCCACAAGCGATAGAAAGAGCTAGTATTGCCTCTCAGAAAAAAGCAGAGAATTGGTCTCCCACGGTAGGAGCGCAAAAGTGGGTGGATGCTTTGGAAGCCGTGATTGATCAGGGAGCACTGAAACAGTGA
- a CDS encoding glycosyltransferase family 4 protein, with amino-acid sequence MRILFVSTSSGSRGGGELYLIYLGQELAKRQHSVGLWCSDHPRMDELASKFKEFGEVLRSRYSNTYDRKIRSFSHLIPRVSPEIRQQWESFQPQLIHLNKQNLEDGLDLLQLANSLPYPSVATIHITQTQGSLGAFLGWGRDKIAKRSLRQFQGALVAISQTRGKNLSEFIESKTPVIKTIENGVRIPTEQEKITKREQTRSQLGVKADQLLVVAIGRMEAQKRPLLFLEWANYLKVIFPEVRFLWVGDGRSAPEWEQWVKNKQAGDYIQRLGWQTDVTPYLAAADAFFHPAEFEGLPFALLEAMAWSLPCFITPSLAKELSFPEGVCAIVEEQDYTTLKYLADPRQRSTIGGRGYELVEETFSRSKMIEQYETLYHHFCAQSSLNYG; translated from the coding sequence GTGAGAATTCTTTTTGTAAGTACCAGTTCTGGTTCTCGGGGGGGAGGTGAACTGTATTTAATTTATTTGGGTCAAGAACTGGCTAAGCGACAGCATAGCGTTGGTTTGTGGTGTTCTGATCATCCTCGTATGGATGAACTTGCCAGTAAATTTAAGGAATTTGGGGAAGTGCTGCGATCGCGCTACAGCAACACATATGATCGGAAAATCCGCTCTTTTAGTCACTTAATTCCGCGAGTCTCTCCTGAAATTAGACAACAGTGGGAAAGTTTTCAACCGCAACTGATTCACCTCAATAAACAAAATTTAGAAGATGGTCTTGATCTGTTGCAGCTAGCGAACAGCTTACCCTATCCCAGCGTTGCCACCATTCATATTACCCAAACCCAAGGCAGTTTAGGCGCGTTTTTGGGTTGGGGGCGGGACAAAATCGCCAAGCGTTCCTTAAGGCAATTCCAAGGAGCTTTAGTAGCTATCTCGCAAACTCGGGGAAAAAATTTGTCGGAGTTTATTGAGTCTAAAACCCCAGTTATAAAAACGATTGAAAATGGAGTTCGGATTCCGACTGAACAAGAAAAGATAACGAAGCGAGAGCAAACCCGTTCGCAATTAGGAGTGAAAGCGGATCAGTTGCTAGTGGTTGCGATTGGACGCATGGAAGCGCAAAAACGACCCCTTTTATTTTTAGAATGGGCAAACTATCTCAAAGTAATCTTTCCAGAGGTGCGATTTTTATGGGTGGGAGATGGACGTTCTGCACCCGAATGGGAACAATGGGTTAAAAATAAGCAAGCAGGAGACTATATCCAACGTCTGGGATGGCAAACTGATGTCACTCCTTATTTAGCCGCAGCAGATGCCTTCTTTCACCCAGCTGAATTTGAAGGGTTACCCTTTGCCTTATTAGAAGCCATGGCTTGGTCACTCCCTTGTTTTATTACTCCCTCCTTAGCCAAAGAATTAAGTTTCCCAGAAGGGGTGTGCGCGATCGTTGAGGAACAAGATTATACGACCTTAAAATATCTAGCTGACCCAAGGCAACGTTCTACAATCGGAGGAAGAGGTTACGAGTTAGTAGAAGAAACATTTTCTCGATCAAAAATGATCGAACAATACGAAACCTTATACCATCATTTCTGCGCTCAATCCAGTTTAAACTATGGCTAA
- a CDS encoding glycosyltransferase: protein MRVLHVIPSLSPKHGGPTEVALNLVRSLQDLNIDAEILTTNDDEQDLLDVPLQRRVDYQGVPVWFFPRLARMKAFIPSLSLTQWLARHITEYDLLDHHYLFCYVPTVSAWLARWHNVPYTVRTMGQLTPWALAQGRLKKQVYSTLFEKQNLNQAAAVHCTSAGEAEDVSNFGVHAPKVVLPLGVALPQPIPNARQQLRHRYGIDPETPIVLFLSRLHYKKRPELLIDSVAELVEQGQSVHLLLAGSGETDYIQGLQAQVTRLGLDPYVTFTGFMTGYDKDLVLQGSDIFALPSYSENFGIAVAEAMAVPLPVIITPGVQIAPEIEKAKAGVIIEGEQERLTQALAELLQHPQYRKDLGENARQLVQERYSWSAIAQQLAQTYQEIIVQHRKR, encoded by the coding sequence ATGCGAGTTTTACATGTCATCCCATCTCTGAGTCCTAAGCATGGTGGTCCCACAGAAGTTGCTCTCAACTTAGTTCGATCGCTGCAAGATTTAAATATTGATGCCGAGATCCTAACCACCAATGATGATGAACAAGACTTGCTCGATGTCCCACTTCAGCGCCGGGTTGACTATCAAGGCGTTCCCGTTTGGTTTTTTCCTCGTCTGGCTCGGATGAAAGCGTTTATTCCCTCTCTATCTCTAACCCAGTGGCTAGCACGGCATATTACGGAGTACGATCTCCTTGACCATCACTATCTCTTTTGCTACGTTCCCACCGTTTCCGCATGGCTAGCGCGTTGGCACAATGTTCCTTACACCGTCCGTACGATGGGACAACTCACTCCTTGGGCTCTAGCACAAGGTCGCCTCAAAAAACAAGTTTATAGCACTCTCTTTGAAAAACAAAATTTAAACCAAGCAGCAGCGGTTCACTGTACATCGGCTGGGGAAGCGGAAGATGTTAGCAATTTTGGAGTGCACGCTCCCAAGGTGGTTTTACCTTTAGGCGTTGCGTTACCTCAACCCATTCCGAATGCTCGTCAGCAGTTACGCCACCGCTACGGGATAGATCCAGAAACGCCCATTGTCTTATTTCTCTCGCGACTACACTATAAAAAACGACCAGAGTTATTAATTGATTCCGTTGCTGAGTTAGTTGAACAAGGTCAATCGGTTCATTTACTTTTAGCCGGTTCAGGGGAAACCGACTATATTCAAGGGTTACAAGCGCAAGTGACCCGTTTAGGGCTTGACCCATACGTAACCTTTACTGGATTTATGACTGGATACGATAAAGATTTAGTGCTACAAGGGTCAGATATTTTTGCTTTACCTTCCTATTCCGAAAACTTTGGCATTGCGGTTGCGGAAGCCATGGCTGTCCCCTTACCCGTCATTATTACGCCAGGGGTGCAAATTGCCCCAGAAATTGAGAAGGCAAAAGCAGGGGTTATTATTGAAGGAGAGCAAGAACGTCTCACCCAAGCCCTAGCTGAACTGTTACAACACCCTCAATATCGAAAGGATTTAGGAGAGAATGCGCGTCAGTTAGTGCAAGAGCGTTATTCTTGGAGCGCGATCGCGCAACAATTGGCTCAAACTTATCAAGAGATTATCGTCCAACACCGAAAACGCTAA
- a CDS encoding YdcF family protein — MLNPRRNNLALYRKWLLQLVLFLFVARVMMIPIQIAIAQFQSPQPQAIFVPGGGKSRDRAAAKLAQAHPKLPIWISSSSAPEWTNDYFQEVGISLSRLHLDYCAVDTVTNFTCLVDQLKANQIQHVYLLTSDFHLPRAQVIAFFIFGSRNIAVTPISIPSEKSSEPWFSTFRDSIRSMVWILTGRSFLRFHPRGRDVDHQLPL, encoded by the coding sequence ATGCTCAATCCCCGCCGAAACAATCTCGCCCTTTATCGAAAATGGTTGCTTCAATTGGTTCTTTTCTTGTTTGTGGCGCGGGTGATGATGATTCCCATCCAAATCGCGATCGCGCAATTCCAATCTCCCCAACCGCAAGCGATTTTCGTTCCTGGTGGCGGTAAAAGCCGCGATCGCGCAGCAGCAAAACTGGCTCAAGCCCATCCCAAACTTCCCATTTGGATTTCATCAAGCAGTGCGCCCGAATGGACCAATGACTATTTTCAGGAGGTTGGAATTTCTCTGTCTCGCCTTCATTTAGATTATTGTGCCGTTGATACTGTCACCAACTTTACCTGTCTCGTTGATCAACTAAAAGCAAATCAGATTCAGCACGTTTATCTCCTCACCTCAGACTTCCATCTCCCTCGCGCTCAAGTCATTGCCTTTTTCATTTTTGGCAGTCGCAACATTGCCGTTACCCCGATCAGTATTCCCTCGGAAAAGTCTTCTGAACCATGGTTTTCTACCTTTCGAGACAGTATCCGCAGCATGGTTTGGATTCTCACTGGACGCAGTTTCCTCCGCTTCCATCCCAGAGGGCGCGATGTGGATCATCAACTTCCCCTATAA
- a CDS encoding putative colanic acid biosynthesis acetyltransferase yields MMQLDQYTTGSYTPGAPYWKQLLWYFVGRPLLETYWIPFSGFKTRLLIAFGAKIGSGVRIKPGVRVKFPWRLTIGDYVWLGERAWLDNLAPIIIENHVCVSQEVYLCTGNHNWNDPSFSLLTAPITLEEGSWIAARAIIGPDVTIGRGAVLGLGSVTGKSLAPMTIYVGNPAQPIKKRFHQENQQQEPSNESVKQ; encoded by the coding sequence ATGATGCAACTGGATCAATATACGACAGGCTCTTATACTCCCGGTGCTCCCTATTGGAAGCAACTGCTGTGGTACTTTGTGGGTCGTCCCCTCCTCGAAACGTACTGGATTCCCTTTTCTGGCTTTAAAACCCGCTTGCTAATTGCATTTGGAGCAAAAATTGGGTCTGGGGTTCGCATTAAACCAGGGGTGCGGGTTAAGTTTCCTTGGCGCTTGACCATTGGGGATTATGTCTGGTTGGGGGAGAGAGCCTGGCTAGATAATCTTGCTCCGATTATCATTGAAAATCATGTTTGCGTTTCCCAAGAGGTTTATCTCTGCACGGGTAATCACAACTGGAATGACCCGAGCTTTTCTTTGCTCACTGCTCCGATTACCCTTGAAGAAGGAAGTTGGATTGCAGCAAGAGCCATTATCGGACCTGATGTCACCATTGGTCGTGGGGCGGTACTGGGTTTAGGCAGTGTCACTGGAAAATCCTTGGCTCCGATGACAATTTATGTCGGTAATCCCGCACAACCGATCAAAAAACGCTTTCATCAGGAAAATCAGCAGCAAGAACCATCAAATGAGTCAGTTAAGCAATAG